In Arvicanthis niloticus isolate mArvNil1 chromosome 4, mArvNil1.pat.X, whole genome shotgun sequence, a single window of DNA contains:
- the Ubl4b gene encoding ubiquitin-like protein 4B, translating into MFLTVKLLLGRRCSLKVSGKESVATLKKLVSQHLQVPEEQQHLLFRGQLLADDKYLSDYSIGPNASINVIMRPQEDVALDKTHQTQPLWLQLGQVLDKHFGPKDAKTVLGFLRQEHEERLQRLSLEALEQLVGQLLAQQQLEELAEEQEVPAVASELHQNDEGGGGGTGGGRGKEEEEEDNKEEEEADP; encoded by the coding sequence ATGTTCCTCACAGTCAAGCTGCTCTTGGGCCGAAGATGCAGCCTGAAGGTATCTGGAAAAGAAAGTGTGGCCACACTGAAGAAGCTGGTTTCTCAGCACCTGCAGGTACCCGAGGAGCAGCAGCACCTGCTGTTCCGAGGCCAGCTCCTGGCTGATGACAAATACCTCTCAGATTACAGCATTGGGCCCAATGCCTCCATCAATGTCATCATGCGGCCTCAAGAGGATGTAGCACTGGACAAGACCCATCAAACCCAGCCTCTGTGGCTCCAGCTGGGCCAGGTCTTAGACAAACATTTTGGGCCAAAGGATGCAAAGACGGTGCTGGGGTTTTTGAGGCAAGAACACGAGGAACGTCTGCAGAGGCTGAGCTTGGAGGCCCTGGAGCAGTTGGTGGGCCAACTCCTAGCACAACAACAGCTTGAAGAGCtggcagaggaacaggaagtccCTGCTGTTGCATCAGAGCTCCATCAAAAtgatgaaggaggagggggagggacaggaggaggaagaggaaaggaggaagaagaagaggataataaggaggaggaggaggctgatcCCTAA